Proteins encoded by one window of Plectropomus leopardus isolate mb unplaced genomic scaffold, YSFRI_Pleo_2.0 unplaced_scaffold12399, whole genome shotgun sequence:
- the LOC121963759 gene encoding lipopolysaccharide-responsive and beige-like anchor protein — protein sequence ILKVIAALLKNSPPSPESMEVRKVFLSDMIKLFNNSRENRRSLLQCSVWQEWMLSLCFINPRNSEEQKITEMVYAIFRILLYHAIKYEWGGWRVWVDTLSITHSK from the exons AAATTCTGAAGGTAATAGCTGCTCTGCTGAAGAACTCTCCCCCATCCCCTGAGAGCATGGAGGTGCGCAAGGTCTTTCTGTCAGACATGATCAAACTGTTCAATAACAGCCGAGAGAACCGCAG GAGCCTGCTGCAGTGCTCTGTGTGGCAGGAGTGGATGCTCTCTCTGTGCTTCATCAACCCGCGTAACAGCGAGGAGCAGAAAATCACAGAGATGGTGTACGCCATCTTCCGCATCCTGCTTTACCACGCCATCAAGTACGAGTGGGGCGGCTGGCGCGTCTGGGTGGACACCCTGTCCATCACCCACTCCAAG